One Tunturibacter gelidoferens genomic region harbors:
- a CDS encoding ABC transporter ATP-binding protein — protein sequence MASSLDSSSFGDDVRSVDHTSRDIYAKKEERLSSGRGSKFVRMIPEIWRLVEPFRWVLASSFLLMIVNRVCSLAVPISSRYLVNNVMYKQQFERLPLIVGAVAFAAFIQGITTYTLSKQLSTAGQRLVADLRIRVQQHISRLPISFFDINRTGVLVTRIMSDVEGVQNLVGAGLIDFVGGILTGIIALVILIRISILMTILTFCILIVFAWFLKKAFGVTRPIFRERSRISAEVTGRLSESISGVRVVKGYHAEAAEGQVFAQGAGRLLQNATSSITARSFMSLCSTIAIGIVVSLVMYLGARGTMTHHLDVGGYVEFTMLLAFLVAPIALLVSVGTQLTETFAGLDRTFEILDEPEEDDEVARTEAIDSIMGDVAFKDVTFSYVPNTPVLHGISFESMPGTVTALVGSSGSGKSTIISLICGFHSAFDGQVLIDGVDLCTIRLSSFRQQLGVVLQETFLFDGTIQENVLFSRPNATEEQLMEACRIARVDEFAERFAERYQTVVGERGVRLSGGQRQRISIARAVLADPRILILDEATSSLDSESEALIQSGLDFLMQGRTTFVIAHRLSTIRRADQILVVEQGRIVERGTHESLYQRGARYYELYTRQHGLEANLFLAPGEGDRII from the coding sequence ATGGCTTCTTCTCTCGACTCCTCCAGCTTCGGTGACGATGTAAGGTCTGTTGATCATACTTCGCGGGACATCTACGCTAAAAAAGAAGAGCGCCTCTCATCGGGTCGAGGGTCAAAGTTTGTCAGAATGATCCCCGAGATTTGGAGACTCGTCGAGCCGTTTCGGTGGGTTCTTGCGAGCAGTTTTTTGCTAATGATTGTGAACCGAGTCTGCAGCTTAGCTGTTCCCATTTCTTCTCGTTACCTTGTCAATAACGTAATGTACAAGCAGCAGTTCGAAAGGCTGCCCCTGATCGTAGGTGCTGTAGCCTTTGCTGCCTTCATCCAGGGCATCACCACTTACACCCTTTCGAAGCAGCTTTCCACTGCGGGCCAGCGTCTTGTCGCAGATCTGCGCATTCGGGTCCAACAGCATATCAGCCGTTTGCCCATCTCTTTCTTCGATATTAATCGTACTGGAGTCCTGGTCACTCGCATCATGTCCGATGTGGAAGGAGTTCAGAATCTCGTTGGGGCAGGGCTCATAGACTTTGTCGGTGGCATTCTCACAGGGATTATCGCGCTCGTCATTCTCATTCGCATTAGCATTCTCATGACGATCCTCACGTTCTGCATTTTGATCGTTTTCGCATGGTTTCTCAAAAAGGCATTTGGGGTTACGCGACCGATCTTCCGCGAACGCTCCCGTATCAGCGCCGAGGTCACCGGTCGCCTCAGCGAATCCATCAGCGGTGTGCGCGTCGTCAAGGGATACCACGCGGAAGCCGCCGAAGGGCAGGTCTTTGCTCAAGGCGCCGGGCGTCTTCTCCAAAATGCCACCAGTTCGATAACTGCTCGGTCGTTTATGTCGCTCTGTTCCACGATTGCGATCGGAATCGTGGTCTCGCTAGTTATGTACCTCGGAGCAAGAGGAACGATGACGCACCATCTCGATGTTGGAGGCTATGTGGAATTCACAATGCTACTGGCCTTCCTAGTTGCACCGATTGCCCTGTTGGTCAGCGTCGGAACTCAGCTCACCGAAACGTTTGCGGGTCTTGATCGCACCTTCGAGATTCTCGATGAACCCGAGGAAGATGACGAAGTAGCCCGTACGGAGGCAATAGATTCAATCATGGGGGACGTAGCGTTCAAGGACGTCACTTTCTCCTATGTTCCCAACACCCCCGTTCTGCACGGGATCAGTTTTGAGTCGATGCCGGGCACGGTCACTGCGCTCGTCGGGTCTTCGGGCTCGGGTAAGTCGACTATCATCTCACTTATCTGCGGCTTTCATAGTGCATTCGACGGTCAGGTGCTGATCGACGGCGTTGACCTTTGCACCATCCGTCTGTCGAGCTTTCGTCAACAACTCGGCGTCGTATTGCAGGAGACGTTCCTCTTCGATGGAACCATCCAGGAAAACGTTCTGTTCAGCCGTCCAAACGCTACCGAAGAGCAACTGATGGAAGCATGCCGCATCGCGCGAGTCGATGAGTTTGCCGAGCGATTTGCGGAGCGGTATCAGACAGTCGTGGGAGAACGCGGAGTCAGGCTGTCAGGCGGACAGCGTCAGCGGATCTCTATAGCTCGTGCCGTCCTGGCTGATCCGCGCATCCTCATCCTTGATGAAGCTACCAGTTCGCTGGACTCCGAATCTGAAGCGCTGATCCAGAGCGGACTCGACTTTCTAATGCAGGGCCGCACCACCTTCGTGATCGCGCACCGGCTGTCGACGATTCGACGTGCCGATCAAATCCTGGTGGTTGAGCAGGGGAGGATCGTCGAACGAGGAACTCACGAGTCCCTGTATCAGCGCGGGGCTCGCTATTATGAGCTTTACACGCGTCAGCACGGCCTTGAAGCTAATTTATTCCTCGCACCCGGCGAAGGCGACAGGATCATCTAA
- a CDS encoding phytanoyl-CoA dioxygenase family protein — MDDLVKPFREIYAPDLQSRSLKKEIASQGYLLVRGLLPFEDVNQLLNEILLIVGVAGWLMPGYGFVERVADNGAICGESDSSFNLVYQQVFGLESFHALAHHPALREVMKLLIGSRLLIHPKPIGRLIFPNCERLVIQAHQDHQSIAGDPESFTAWIPLHNCPLELGPLRILEGSHRFGLQKVDPETGIIPNGTARGGDWVSGQINAGDVLIFHSLTVHAAAPNVSKQLRISLDCRFQDYERAVDPANLVFAGSSNRSWEATYANWRSDDLKYFWKHMSLKLKPSKDELIQLAQTAASPKMQSRYARILSQLESQMPG; from the coding sequence GTGGATGACCTCGTGAAGCCGTTTCGTGAAATCTATGCTCCTGATCTACAGTCGCGCTCTTTGAAGAAGGAAATAGCCTCACAAGGTTATTTGCTAGTTAGGGGATTGCTGCCCTTCGAGGACGTGAATCAACTGCTGAATGAGATTCTGCTGATTGTTGGTGTCGCTGGCTGGCTTATGCCTGGTTATGGTTTCGTGGAGCGCGTAGCTGACAACGGCGCCATATGTGGTGAGTCTGACTCATCGTTCAATCTTGTCTATCAACAAGTCTTTGGCTTGGAATCTTTCCACGCTCTCGCACATCATCCGGCCCTCCGGGAGGTGATGAAACTGCTTATTGGTTCACGACTCCTGATACACCCGAAGCCGATCGGCCGGTTAATCTTTCCTAACTGTGAACGTCTCGTGATTCAGGCACATCAGGACCATCAGTCCATCGCGGGCGATCCGGAAAGCTTTACGGCCTGGATTCCACTCCACAACTGTCCACTAGAACTAGGGCCGTTGCGGATTCTCGAAGGGTCTCATCGTTTTGGGCTTCAGAAGGTTGACCCCGAAACAGGCATTATTCCAAACGGGACAGCGCGCGGAGGCGATTGGGTCAGCGGACAAATCAATGCAGGAGATGTCCTAATTTTTCACAGTCTAACGGTCCACGCAGCCGCTCCGAACGTCTCTAAACAACTCCGTATCTCATTGGATTGCAGATTTCAGGATTACGAACGAGCGGTTGATCCCGCGAATCTGGTATTCGCGGGATCCTCAAATAGATCCTGGGAAGCTACGTACGCTAATTGGCGCTCAGATGATTTGAAGTATTTCTGGAAGCATATGTCCCTGAAGTTAAAGCCTTCCAAAGACGAACTGATTCAGCTTGCCCAAACGGCCGCTTCTCCAAAGATGCAATCGAGATATGCCAGAATCCTGAGCCAGCTTGAGTCACAAATGCCTGGGTGA